The genomic DNA TCAATGGCTTTTTCTGCACCTTCACCGAGACAACACTACTGATGCTTTTCGTAATATCTTTTTCATCCATTTATGATTCCCCCACTACCTTTTGTTTGATTTAAGACAAGTTGTCAATgtagtaaatattttttaatgtttactataTTACCGTTTACCTAACCCTAGGCTTTTAggatagaaaaaaacaaaataggaaaTGTTATAGTGGAGGTCATAGAGATTAATGATTACTCCTGAAGACCTAAGCCTAAAGGCTCACGTATACGTTGGTTTTCCAAATGCCGCTTCATCTCTGTAAATTGCATCTGCACAGTCCACGTGCTGTGTCCGCGTCTGTGCACGCACATGAAGTTGACCATACTAAAGAGTATcgcaaagcagttgtagtgcacaTGCTTTGAACGCATCCATATAGGCTCGCAGTCAAGAGTATACTAGAGTGCTCAACTGTGTGTGAGACGTAATGACTCATGGGAAAAACGTTTACTGTTGCATAAATACTAGTCCTTTAACCTGCAGTCAACCTGGAATTTTGATTTTGCACTTGATTGTCAGTTGAACTACGGTTTAGAAATAGTTTATGGTTTTTGATAATCATATGGATTCAACTGTCACAGTTGAAAAACAAATTGGCTGAAATATTTTCAGTGCTTATCTTGTCCAGCTCTTACctgatatttagaaaaatattatttttatactaaaATGCACACTTTTTGTTGTTGTACCTACATATGACACAAGATACATTTATATCCTGTGAATTCCacattgtaaacattgtaaagAAATTAGAAtttcttttgtaaataaaacCTATTTGTTCAAAAATGCTTCTGTTGGTGTAACTGAACATAATTTCAAAAGTccacatttattttacaaaaaaaattacacaaaagcTGCTCATGTTAAATATCTTTATTGTAGAATATCTGGTTTATATTGGTAATGACGAACCATACACTGTACAGTTAAAATTCATTCCAAAAGATAAAAATATTCAATGGGTTCAAAAACGTACAAAATTGTATTAAGTACATTTGTCAGGAAAATATAATCCGACAATGCAAAATTGCCCCTAAACACAGTATCTGAAATAACAGATCATATACTACTACacaactgctgaaaaatcacagcAATAATATCTCCCACAAAAGGCACTAATTTATCTCGGGTGTGCTAAAAGTGTATCAGATTGCGTTTCAACTATAAATGCAGAAAACTTAGTTATCCTCGCATGAAGAACATTTTCACTTATACCCACATATTTCTAGGTGTGTTTGTCCAATATCAACACAGATGGTCACCAGCTTGAAAATGATGACCTGGAACTTGTTAGTTCTACTTaaaatggctctttttttttctttttttttttgaggcgTTTGAGGTGATTTCTCACAGACGAGATCAAGAACAGGGCAAAGGTTTGAAGGACACTTCAGCATTCTCCTCCAGAATTATATCATATCGACACATTAGTGGCCTGTTGGGGACAAGAACATATGCAGTTAGGTAACCGTCAACATTGTGCAAACAGAGAAATTTAGCATACAGCACAAGTCTCAATTGTAATGCACAAATTAAGGAAGACAAGATGTACCGTAACagagaaaatattttgtgttgttattcACCTGTTTGGCTTTTCCAGTGGTGATATCCTAATATGAAGCAGCCTTATCTTGTAACGTGGCCCGATAACATTTCCAGTGACGATCCGTAAAGAGATTTTCTGAATTGGATATAGATCTTCATCAAACTGGGCAAGTAGTCGAGTGGATGTATACTGCTCAAACCGCAACAGCTTACTGAAAATGGACAAGAAGAGGAATTTGTTTATGAACATTTGTAAGAAATATTATTCCTAAGAAACAACAAGAACATAGGATAAACTGTTTAGAAACTCATACTTACTGATCTAGCCTGGTTTCTATTACATTTTTTCCATTGTGAAGTCGGAGGATGACCACCCCCCAGCGTAGAAACTGGTTCCAGGTAACTAGGTCCACTCTGTAGCTTGTCTCTGTTAAAAAAGAGAAATCAGAAATATTGCACAATCGCCCTTTAAGAAAACTCTTCTGTAATAGGCAGATGTAATTTTGATAACTCACTGCTGTAGGGGAGCTCTGCTGTAGTTGAGAAAAAGGCTCTTGTTTGCCCTAACCTCAAGAGTGTATCCCTCCACTGGCTCATGTCATAACCTTAAGATTATGAACATAGGTGTTAATATTAATCTTCTTTTTCAATAATTAATCAGTCAtactaataatttgtttttgttggcTAATTATTGGGAAAACTTGCACCTAGAACAGGACAGGAAGCAGGCTTGAAGGTCTCACACTGCAAACACTGGCCATTGAGGAAGTCAGTGTATGAGGAACAGGGGTATGCTGTAATGTTACAGGTGTGGTTCAGAGCACACAGGTACAGGAAAACAGACCTCTGGTGATCACACACAAAGTAAGACTTCCCTGTGGAGAAGAGCGCAAATGAGATAAGAGAGCCATGTGGTTAATTAACATCCTTGTTATAAAATCAATCCCACTGTGTGAATTACAAAAAGCAGAATCTTAATTACGCAGCcaggtgcatatatatatatatatatatatatatatatatatatatatatatatatatatatatatatatatatatatatatatatatatggaaacatATACTTTGGTAGAATCATTTTATTATCTTTTCTGTTTTGGGTTTATTTCAGTAGCATTATATGCGATCCTCATTCCTTATTTGGATCTCATTTACATGTTTCTAGATCCTGATGTCTTCCGGATCTTATGAAGACTGACCTGAAAAGATGGTCTTGGGACAGCCAGGCTGATCTAATCCTCCATTGGCATACAAATCAATATGGCCATGGGTTCCTCTAAGGCCAAAGGCTTCCACAGGAAACAGAGTACAGAGTTTAACCGTGAGAGTATTAGGCTGTGTTTAGATTTAAAATAGCACACTTAGGGTACTATTTTTGCTGTACTTGCACTGTGCACAATATGTAAGCAAATTTGCTGTATGCATGAAAATGTACGTATTACtatttacaattttacaaaatgtgcagtatacaacataTCCTACTGTGAGGAATACTGTATTCCTCAAAGCAGTGAGCTTGGTCTTTTATTTCCAATGTGATAAATGACCAATGGCCATGATTGTCCATGATTTTTAACATCTTTTGTTGGCTCGTTATTCAATCAGACAGCCAAATGTTCCCACAAAATCTGATGAAAATGACAAATAGCCCTTTTTATTTCCAAGAAGATAACTGAAGGAAAACATGGCATGTAGTGAGGTCATGTGGCAACAAAATAGCAAACTAcgatttgaaatgtttattgtcgCATACTGTTTgaaatactatttttaaataataggcAGTGTACAATATATTCTTAGAAGTATGTTAGTATTCCATTTCAAATGTAGCCTTACACAACTACGTACATGTAGATCTTCATATTTTAATTTATCAGTAACTTGATCACATGCTGTATTATACTTACAGTTCATATCTGTGTGCAGCACATCAACAAACTGGGCATCAGTTGGATCAAGGCGTTCCTCAGGGGGAACACCAGCAAACATTGGCCCTGCTGGGTCCAGACCTACAGTTATTTAAGTGGAAACATTTATTAGGTAAGTTTTACTGAGCAAAAATGTTTAACTAATTGAAGATATTAGAACAAGTTTAGTTTAACTTGCATTCGTGAGTCTCACCTGTTATTCTGCCCACCCTTCCACCTAGCATCGCCCCAATAAACCCAGCCACATGTGCGCCTAGGCTGACCCCAATCAGGTGCATGGAGTCAAGAGATGCTCCCTCCTTCTAAAATAAGTATAGAGTTTTGACCACACCCATTAATTTGGCAGATATAATGGAGCAAACAATTCACAAATAGAAAATAGCCTAAAAAGCCTTGaagttagatggatggatggatggatggatggatggatggatggatggatggatggatggattgatttgtCAAGCAAACATGACCCTATGGGCACAATATAATCAAATAACACTCACCTCCATGCTCTCTATGAAGCCAGTAATGTTTGCAGCTGTACGACGTGTATTGGCCACGGCTGTGAAGTAGTTGAGGTTGGCTGCCCCTCTGTTCCAGTCCACTACAAAGATGTTCATGTCCTTCTGTGCTGCTAGCAGGAGAACAATGTGATTGATCCAGATGGGTGGTGCACCTGTGGGTCGGTACCCATGTATAACAAaagtagtgggtctggtcacatTAAACAGGGGCTCATGAGTGAAGTTATGGTGGGGAAACTCTTGACCGCACTCTTGGTTGGTGCGGGTGTAAAGGAGTAAACGCACATAGAGATTGGTCCCCATGAATGACTCGTGGAAATCCAGATCAGTGAAGTTGTCGCACTCACTGTCCTGACCTAGAGACAGAAGACACTGATAACAAAGCGGAAGGGGGGCGGGAGATCGTTGTGAAATACTGGAGACTTCCAGGAAAAACtagagtgttgacaggtatgactattacccctccccatggaacatggaactatagagatcaagatttctttaaaagcattattttttattaatgaattaattaataattatttaataattaatttttaattcttacaataataaagaaaagcaaaaacACGGTGGTGTTTTACCTCGGCCTTTGATATTAATTATGCCTTTAAAGGGTTCTATCTTGTTTAAAACAATTGTGGAGCCATTAGAaatccctaaactgacaactgagcaaaaaaaattctcttgattctgagatcatCTTGGAGGAGTTtaacaaggtaattaaggccttcccaataggc from Xyrauchen texanus isolate HMW12.3.18 chromosome 41, RBS_HiC_50CHRs, whole genome shotgun sequence includes the following:
- the LOC127634589 gene encoding lipase member H-like; amino-acid sequence: MSLRHFLNLVSIFMLCKGQDSECDNFTDLDFHESFMGTNLYVRLLLYTRTNQECGQEFPHHNFTHEPLFNVTRPTTFVIHGYRPTGAPPIWINHIVLLLAAQKDMNIFVVDWNRGAANLNYFTAVANTRRTAANITGFIESMEKEGASLDSMHLIGVSLGAHVAGFIGAMLGGRVGRITGLDPAGPMFAGVPPEERLDPTDAQFVDVLHTDMNSFGLRGTHGHIDLYANGGLDQPGCPKTIFSGKSYFVCDHQRSVFLYLCALNHTCNITAYPCSSYTDFLNGQCLQCETFKPASCPVLGYDMSQWRDTLLRLGQTRAFFSTTAELPYSKTSYRVDLVTWNQFLRWGVVILRLHNGKNVIETRLDHKLLRFEQYTSTRLLAQFDEDLYPIQKISLRIVTGNVIGPRYKIRLLHIRISPLEKPNRPLMCRYDIILEENAEVSFKPLPCS